The following are encoded together in the Lathyrus oleraceus cultivar Zhongwan6 chromosome 3, CAAS_Psat_ZW6_1.0, whole genome shotgun sequence genome:
- the LOC127125659 gene encoding F-box/LRR-repeat protein At1g67190, whose product MENLPVEVIGIILSRVGSARDVVIASLTCKKWTEAWHNHLHTLSFNTSDWPIYSEVCSSHLEMIITCTLFQTKGLQCLTILLDDEHEFIVTSVIAWLMYTRDSLRELRYNVRTSANFNFNIIEKCSRQRLEVLSLARNPIPRVERYHKFPCLTSLSLSFVSISALDLSLLVSACPKLETFSIVELVITMSDSEASLELSSSSLKSVFVDSFGFDKFVLEADSLEELHLKDCTFDVFELIGKGKLKVLKIDDVSVIDLDIGESTENLEVVDVCNFTIMWPKFYQMIAKASRLNNLRLWSVVFADEDEVVDIENISVCFPRLTHLSLSYDLKDGVLHYGLQGLSFLMNVTVLELGWTTISDLFSVWVAGLLEGCPNLEKLVIYGYVAEVKTLEECQTFARFSEFMLQLGKKYCHVKFEFEYE is encoded by the coding sequence ATGGAGAACCTTCCTGTTGAAGTGATTGGTATCATATTATCCCGTGTTGGGTCTGCTAGGGATGTTGTGATTGCATCCTTAACTTGCAAAAAATGGACTGAAGCTTGGCACAATCACCTTCACACTCTTTCATTCAATACATCTGATTGGCCTATATATAGTGAAGTTTGCTCTAGTCACTTGGAAATGATCATCACTTGTACACTTTTTCAGACTAAAGGGTTGCAGTGCTTAACTATTTTATTGGACGATGAGCATGAGTTTATTGTTACTTCTGTCATTGCTTGGCTTATGTATACGAGGGATTCGTTGCGCGAGCTGCGTTACAATGTGAGAACATCTGCAAATTTCAATTTCAATATAATCGAGAAATGCAGCAGGCAGAGATTGGAGGTTTTGTCGTTGGCTCGTAATCCTATCCCGCGCGTTGAACGGTATCATAAGTTTCCTTGTTTGACGTCGTTGTCGTTGAGTTTTGTTAGTATATCGGCGTTGGATTTGAGTCTTTTGGTTTCTGCTTGTCCGAAGCTTGAAACTTTTTCTATAGTTGAGCTGGTAATCACTATGTCAGATTCAGAGGCTTCCTTAGAGCTTAGTAGCTCTTCTTTGAAGAGTGTCTTTGTTGATTCATTTGGTTTCGATAAATTTGTACTGGAGGCGGATTCGCTCGAGGAACTTCATCTTAAAGATTGTACCTTTGACGTTTTCGAATTGATTGGTAAGGGAAAGTTGAAAGTCTTGAAGATTGATGATGTGAGTGTGATCGATCTTGACATTGGGGAAAGTACAGAGAACCTCGAGGTTGTAGATGTCTGTAACTTCACAATTATGTGGCCGAAATTCTATCAGATGATCGCGAAAGCGTCGAGGTTAAATAATCTCAGGCTGTGGAGTGTGGTTTTCGCGGACGAAGATGAGGTTGTTGATATTGAGAACATTTCTGTTTGCTTTCCTAGACTGACTCACCTTTCCTTGAGCTATGATTTGAAAGATGGAGTGCTTCATTATGGCTTACAGGGTTTGTCTTTTCTGATGAATGTGACTGTGTTGGAACTCGGATGGACTACAATCAGTGATCTTTTCTCAGTATGGGTAGCAGGACTCTTGGAAGGATGTCCCAATCTAGAAAAGTTGGTTATTTATGGTTATGTTGCCGAGGTTAAAACACTTGAAGAGTGTCAAACTTTTGCTAGATTTTCTGAATTCATGCTTCAACTAGGAAAGAAATATTGTCATGTAAAGTTTGAGTTTGAATATGAGTAG
- the LOC127125658 gene encoding protein ABSCISIC ACID-INSENSITIVE 5 encodes MMVREGEMNWQQGEVESLQREEEEAIRNDVNNVMSSSLGRQSSSIYSLTLDEFQHSLCESGKNFGSMNMDEFLSSIWNAEENQQQAGSNNNNNLSVIQKGISKQVSLPRQNSLSIPAPLCRKTVEQVWSEIHREQQQQQQLHHNSNVAHNTESTPRQPTFGEMTLEDFLVKAGVVREQQAAMQVAMAPPAVSSHRPQQHYTALYPNNTATMAQAAPFAIGGGGGNVVVPTYQAVAQGGGAVGEPSGSGYPGNSKRDNIGTGYPAPPAVCFGGRVVNGGVGGYGMPVAQTMGMGGPVSPVSSDGIGNENSGGQFGLDMSGLRGRKRMGDGPVERVVERRQRRMIKNRESAARSRARKQAYTVELEAELNQLREENSQLKQALAELEARRRQQCLEETNATVQTKAQKAREKLRGLRRNTSCHL; translated from the exons ATGATGGTAAGGGAGGGAGAGATGAATTGGCAACAAGGCGAGGTGGAATCGTTGCAGAGGGAGGAAGAAGAAGCGATCAGGAACGATGTTAATAATGTCATGTCTTCGTCACTTGGAAGACAGTCGTCGTCGATATACTCGCTCACGTTGGACGAGTTTCAGCATAGTCTATGTGAAAGTGGCAAGAATTTCGGTTCCATGAATATGGATGAGTTTCTGAGTAGTATTTGGAATGCAGAAGAAAACCAGCAACAAGCTGGTTCCAATAATAATAACAACTTGTCTGTGATTCAGAAGGGGATTAGTAAACAGGTGAGTCTTCCTCGGCAAAATTCGTTGTCGATTCCTGCACCTCTTTGCAGGAAGACTGTAGAACAGGTTTGGTCTGAGATACACCGAgaacaacagcaacagcaacaactCCATCACAACAGCAATGTTGCTCATAATACCGAGTCTACCCCTCGACAACCGACTTTTGGAGAGATGACATTGGAGGATTTCTTGGTGAAAGCAGGTGTGGTTAGGGAACAACAGGCTGCTATGCAGGTTGCAATGGCACCTCCTGCAGTATCATCTCACCGGCCGCAGCAGCATTACACTGCGTTGTATCCGAATAACACCGCTACAATGGCTCAGGCTGCTCCTTTCGCTATTGGCGGAGGCGGTGGGAATGTGGTTGTACCAACTTACCAAGCGGTGGCTCAAGGGGGTGGGGCAGTTGGAGAGCCTTCGGGTTCGGGGTATCCTGGGAATAGTAAAAGAGATAATATAGGTACCGGATATCCAGCACCACCGGCCGTTTGTTTCGGAGGGAGGGTGGTGAACGGAGGAGTGGGTGGTTATGGAATGCCAGTGGCACAAACTATGGGAATGGGCGGACCAGTTAGTCCGGTTTCGTCCGACGGGATTGGTAACGAAAACTCGGGTGGTCAATTTGGACTTGACATGAGTGGTTTAAGAGGAAGAAAGAGGATGGGTGATGGTCCTGTTGAAAGGGTAGTGGAGAGAAGGCAGAGAAGGATGATTAAGAATAGAGAGTCAGCAGCAAGATCTAGAGCCAGAAAACAG GCATATACAGTTGAATTAGAAGCAGAACTGAACCAGTTAAGAGAAGAGAATTCTCAACTGAAACAAGCACTG GCCGAACTCGAGGCGCGAAGAAGACAGCAG TGTTTAGAGGAAACAAACGCGACGGTTCAAACCAAAGCTCAGAAAGCAAGAGAGAAACTGAGAGGCTTAAGAAGGAACACAAGCTGTCATCTGTGA